In Acipenser ruthenus chromosome 6, fAciRut3.2 maternal haplotype, whole genome shotgun sequence, the following proteins share a genomic window:
- the LOC117410389 gene encoding potassium voltage-gated channel subfamily F member 1-like yields MWGMPRMRYADCNGSQASEETKLMVNIGGVRQVLYGDILNRYPETRLAELANCSSGGYDAIFSLCDDYDPARKEFYFDRDPGAFKCIIDVYYFGEIHMKRGVCPICFQKELEFWKIDPSFLDDCCKSNLNEKKEELQEIANRVQLILDDLEGDPSDDRWQKCQKFIWKFLEKPESSLPARVVAIMSFLFILISSVVMCVGTIPELQVEDAEGNHVEHPTLEAIETVCIGWFTIEYILRLISSPNKVHFALSFMNIIDVLAIMPFYVSLSLTYLGSKMMELSNVQQAIQALRIMRIARIFKLARHSSGLQTLTYALKMSFKELGLLLMYLAMGIFVFSAVGYTMEQSHPETLFKSIPQSFWWAIITMTTVGYGDIYPKTTLGKCNAAISFLCGVIAIALPIHPIINNFVKYYDKQRVLETATKHELDLMELHSTEGKGRNEGNAASGLNGMSMSQSDSYIPLLSDAKQHRTRLQSCK; encoded by the coding sequence ATGTGGGGAATGCCTAGGATGAGATATGCAGACTGCAATGGTTCACAGGCAAGTGAAGAAACGAAGCTTATGGTAAATATTGGAGGAGTGAGACAAGTGCTGTATGGGGATATCCTGAACCGCTACCCAGAGACCCGACTCGCTGAGCTAGCCAACTGCTCTTCTGGGGGATACGATGCCATTTTTTCCCTTTGCGACGACTACGACCCCGCTAGGAAAGAGTTTTACTTCGACAGAGATCCAGGCGCGTTCAAGTGCATTATAGACGTGTATTACTTTGGAGAGATCCATATGAAACGGGGCGTTTGTCCTATCTGCTTCCAAAAAGAGTTGGAGTTTTGGAAAATAGATCCTAGTTTTCTAGACGACTGTTGCAAAAGCAATTTGAACGAGAAGAAGGAAGAACTGCAAGAAATAGCAAATAGAGTGCAGTTAATATTGGACGACTTGGAAGGAGATCCCTCAGACGACCGCTGGCAAAAGTGCCAAAAGTTTATTTGGAAGTTTTTGGAGAAACCGGAATCTTCGCTTCCAGCGCGAGTGGTGGCCATCATGTCCTTTCTCTTTATTCTGATTTCTTCAGTGGTGATGTGTGTGGGGACCATCCCGGAGCTGCAAGTGGAAGATGCCGAAGGTAACCACGTGGAACACCCGACTTTAGAAGCCATCGAGACCGTCTGTATAGGCTGGTTTACCATTGAGTACATTCTCAGATTAATCTCGTCACCGAATAAAGTGCATTTTGCGCTCTCGTTTATGAACATCATTGACGTTCTGGCAATAATGCCATTCTATGTCAGTTTAAGTCTCACCTACCTGGGTAGCAAGATGATGGAGCTGTCCAACGTCCAGCAGGCGATCCAGGCTTTGAGAATTATGAGGATTGCACGGATTTTCAAGCTGGCACGTCACTCTTCTGGGCTCCAAACTCTAACATACGCTTTGAAAATGAGCTTTAAAGAGCTTGGCTTGCTACTCATGTATTTAGCAATGGGGATCTTTGTGTTTTCTGCCGTGGGTTACACCATGGAGCAGAGCCACCCGGAGACGCTTTTCAAGAGCATCCCCCAATCTTTTTGGTGGGCTATAATTACTATGACCACTGTCGGCTACGGGGACATATACCCCAAAACCACCCTGGGCAAATGCAATGCAGCGATCAGCTTCCTCTGTGGGGTGATTGCCATAGCGCTACCCATTCACCCGATCATAAACAACTTCGTCAAATACTACGATAAACAGAGAGTGTTAGAGACTGCAACCAAGCACGAGCTCGATCTGATGGAACTGCATTCCACCGAGGGGAAGGGAAGGAACGAAGGCAATGCAGCATCCGGCTTGAACGGCATGAGCATGTCCCAAAGCGACAGTTACATTCCGCTTTTATCAGACGCGAAACAACACAGAACAAGACTTCAAAGCTGTAAataa
- the LOC117410390 gene encoding protein disulfide-isomerase A6-like: MVVASNMKNLIGTVACTLFLTVSGFYSSSDDVVELTPANFNKEVLQSDSLWLVEFYAPWCGHCQSLTPHWKKAATALKGVVKIGAVDADQHKSLGGQYGIRGFPTIKIFGSNKNKAEDYQGARSSQAIVDSALNSLRSMVKERLEGKTSGSDQGRQSSGGKKDVVDLTDDDFDKKVLNSDDIWLVEFYAPWCGHCKNLEPVWAAAASEVKEQTKGKVKLGAVDATVHQMIASRYGIQGFPTIKVFRKGEQPEDYEGGRSKADIVARALDLFSDNAAPPELLEILNGDILKKTCEDYQLCIIAALPHILDTGASGRNGYLEVMMKMAEKYKKKMWGWLWTEAGVQMDLEQSLGIGGFGYPAMAAINYRKMKFALLKGSFSEQGIHEFLRDLSMGRGSTATVGGGTLPNINSVEPWDGKDGELPVEDDIDLSDVELDDLGRIEL; encoded by the exons ATGGTGGTAGCATCAAACATGAAAAACTTAATAG gtaCGGTGGCCTGTACGTTGTTTCTGACTGTAAGTGGTTTTTACTCGTCAAGCGATGATGTTGTTGAATTAACTCCGGCAAACTTCAACAAAGAAGTTTTACAGAGCGACAGCTTATGGCTGGTAGAGTTCTATGCTCCGTG GTGTGGTCACTGTCAAAGCCTCACACCACACTGGAAGAAGGCAGCCACAGCTCTCAAA GGAGTAGTCAAAATTGGTGCAGTGGATGCAGATCAGCACAAGTCTCTGGGCGGTCAGTATGGCATTCGGGGGTTTCCTACAATCAAAATCTTTGGATCCAATAAGAACAAGGCAGAGGATTATCAag gtgcAAGGAGCAGCCAAGCCATTGTCGATTCAGCCCTGAATTCCCTCCGGTCCATGGTCAAGGAAAGGCTTGAGGGGAAAACCAGTGGCTCTGATCAAGGAAGACAG agcagtggaggcaagaaAGATGTCGTTGATCTGACCGATGACGACTTTGATAAAAAGGTTTTGAACAGTGACGACATCTGGTTGGTGGAGTTCTATGCACCTTGGTGTGGCCATTGTAAAAA ccTTGAACCAGTGTGGGCGGCAGCAGCATCTGAAGTGAAAGAACAGACAAAAGGCAAAGTGAAGCTTGGAGCAGTAGATGCAACAGTGCATCAGATGATAGCTAGCAGATATGGG ATTCAAGGATTTCCTACAATTAAAGTGTTCCGTAAAGGAGAGCAGCCAGAGGACTATGAAGGTGGACGATCCAAAGCTGACATTGTTGCTCGTGCTCTTGATCTGTTCTCGGACAATGCAGCACCACCTGAGCTGCTGGAG ATCCTTAATGGGGACATTTTGAAGAAGACCTGTGAAGATTATCAACTGTGTATCATTGCGGCTCTGCCTCACATCCTCGACACAG GAGCTTCTGGCAGAAATGGCTACCTGGAAGTAATGATGAAAATGGCTGAAAAGTACAAGAAAAAGATGTGGGG GTGGCTGTGGACAGAGGCTGGAGTTCAGATGGATCTTGAGCAGTCTCTGGGGATTGGAGGCTTTGGATACCCAGCCATGGCTGCGATCAACTATAGAAAAATGAAATTTGCCCTTTTGAAAGGGTCCTTCAGTGAACAGGGAATTCATGAGTTTTTGAG GGATCTTTCAATGGGTCGTGGATCTACAGCTACTGTGGGTGGAGGCACACTTCCGAACATTAATTCAGTCGAGCCTTGGGATGGCAAAGACGGAGAG ctTCCCGTTGAAGATGACATTGACCTGAGTGACGTGGAGCTGGATGATCTTGGAAGAATTGAGTTATGA